In Anseongella ginsenosidimutans, one genomic interval encodes:
- a CDS encoding sialidase family protein, which yields MNIKLPLTLTVLLLFACLTMTAQTVSEGVALRSQGEDGVDTYRIPGLATTSKGTLIAVYDIRYDNAADLQAHIDVGMSRSTDGGETWEPMKVIMDMGEWGGLPQAANGVGDPAILVDEQTGTIWVAGLWTHGYPGKRAWTSSGPGMSPEETGQFLLVKSEDDGLTWSEPVNITGQVKKPEWTLFLQGPGKGITLEDGTLVFPAQFKDKDGMPWSTIIYSKDRGKTWHTGTGAKSNTTEAQVVQLRDGSLMLNMRDNRGGARSVYITDDLGETWTAHPTSRKALIEPVCMASIITHKYKGKHLLIFSNPNSTEDRHHMTVKISKDQGMTWPEVSWLLLDEGEGRGYSCLTSVNEHTIGILYEGSKADLVFQKIDLRKLLKKAR from the coding sequence ATGAATATAAAGCTCCCTTTGACCCTTACCGTGCTTCTCCTTTTCGCCTGTTTAACGATGACGGCCCAAACGGTTTCTGAAGGTGTTGCGCTGCGCAGCCAGGGAGAAGACGGCGTGGATACCTACCGGATACCGGGACTGGCCACTACCAGCAAAGGCACCCTGATAGCTGTCTATGATATCCGCTATGACAATGCAGCAGACCTGCAGGCACATATTGACGTTGGGATGAGCCGGAGTACCGACGGCGGCGAAACCTGGGAACCAATGAAGGTGATCATGGATATGGGAGAATGGGGCGGCCTGCCCCAGGCAGCCAACGGTGTGGGAGATCCCGCGATCCTGGTAGATGAGCAGACCGGTACCATTTGGGTGGCCGGCCTGTGGACGCACGGCTATCCGGGCAAAAGAGCATGGACTTCTTCCGGACCCGGCATGTCGCCGGAAGAAACCGGGCAGTTCCTGCTGGTAAAAAGCGAGGACGACGGCCTCACCTGGTCGGAGCCGGTAAATATTACCGGGCAGGTCAAAAAGCCTGAATGGACATTATTTCTGCAGGGACCGGGAAAGGGCATTACGCTGGAAGACGGTACGCTCGTATTTCCCGCCCAATTCAAAGACAAGGACGGCATGCCCTGGTCTACCATTATTTACAGTAAGGACCGCGGAAAGACCTGGCACACGGGCACAGGCGCCAAGTCCAATACCACAGAGGCGCAGGTGGTCCAACTCCGGGACGGCTCCCTGATGCTGAATATGCGGGATAACCGGGGCGGCGCCCGTTCGGTCTACATTACCGACGATTTGGGCGAAACCTGGACAGCGCATCCAACTTCACGGAAAGCACTTATTGAACCGGTTTGCATGGCCAGCATCATTACCCATAAATACAAGGGAAAACACCTGCTGATCTTTTCCAACCCAAATTCCACGGAAGACAGGCATCATATGACCGTCAAGATCAGCAAAGACCAGGGCATGACCTGGCCGGAAGTCTCCTGGCTGTTGCTTGATGAAGGCGAAGGGCGGGGCTACTCCTGCCTGACATCCGTCAATGAACATACGATCGGCATTCTTTACGAAGGAAGCAAGGCGGATCTTGTATTCCAGAAAATTGACCTTCGGAAGCTGTTAAAAAAGGCCCGTTAA
- a CDS encoding SRPBCC family protein: MSDNKVSLHRVLKASPEKVYRAFTEALAISSWLPPYGFLCTVHEMNVKVGGTYKMSFQNFTTGNGHSFGGEYVAIKPNEYLQYTDQFDDPGMPDVMTTSVWLQKTMVGTELKVLQEGIPSAIPVEMCYLGWQESLEKLAKLVEPEIPDA; the protein is encoded by the coding sequence ATGTCTGACAACAAAGTTTCATTGCACCGGGTACTGAAAGCATCGCCTGAAAAAGTATACCGTGCTTTTACCGAAGCCCTGGCGATAAGCTCATGGCTACCACCTTATGGTTTTCTTTGCACGGTACACGAGATGAACGTAAAGGTAGGCGGTACCTATAAAATGTCGTTCCAAAACTTTACAACCGGGAATGGCCACTCGTTCGGCGGGGAGTATGTAGCGATCAAGCCCAATGAATACCTGCAGTACACGGATCAGTTTGACGATCCTGGCATGCCGGATGTGATGACTACTTCTGTCTGGCTTCAAAAGACAATGGTAGGTACAGAGCTGAAAGTGCTGCAGGAAGGGATACCTTCGGCGATACCCGTTGAAATGTGTTACCTGGGCTGGCAGGAATCCCTGGAAAAGCTGGCTAAGCTGGTAGAACCCGAAATACCGGATGCTTAA
- a CDS encoding AI-2E family transporter: MTSKMPSGEKQYSFVQKIWIAGGILALITILLLLIKATFSVLLLVLAAVMVATFFRGVSGFLHRKTGWNNKLCLTLSVASTFVLLGLFFWLMGAKVQEQMVKLSEILPSTIQNARSRINQSPMGQKILQQASSPETMDKAKGLLSTIFSSTFGILGDMYVILFIGIFFTVSPFQYKSGIVKLVPEAGKDKANDVLNKVGANLKKWLKGKLFAMLVVAVLTGIGLAVIGVPMWLVLALIAGLLNFIPNFGPLIAMVPAVLIALMQGPATAGMVAGLYILVQVLESNFITPVVQKKLVQVPPALIIIAQVLIAPLTGVWGIILATPLLVIVMVLVKQLYINRKYVG, from the coding sequence ATGACTTCAAAAATGCCATCCGGGGAAAAGCAGTATTCTTTTGTTCAAAAAATATGGATCGCAGGCGGTATACTTGCCTTGATCACCATACTGCTGCTATTGATAAAAGCGACATTTAGCGTTCTTTTACTGGTGCTTGCCGCTGTAATGGTGGCCACGTTCTTCCGCGGCGTGTCAGGCTTTCTGCACCGCAAAACAGGATGGAACAATAAACTGTGCCTCACACTTTCAGTGGCAAGCACTTTTGTGCTGCTTGGGCTTTTCTTCTGGTTAATGGGGGCTAAAGTACAGGAACAGATGGTAAAGCTCTCCGAAATCCTGCCTTCTACCATACAAAATGCCAGGTCCCGGATAAACCAGTCGCCTATGGGGCAAAAGATTTTACAGCAGGCCTCTTCACCGGAGACGATGGACAAAGCCAAAGGCTTGTTAAGCACCATCTTCAGTTCCACTTTCGGCATACTGGGCGATATGTACGTGATTCTTTTCATAGGCATTTTCTTTACTGTGTCCCCTTTTCAATATAAAAGCGGCATTGTGAAGCTGGTGCCGGAGGCCGGTAAAGACAAGGCAAACGATGTGCTGAATAAAGTAGGAGCGAACCTCAAAAAGTGGCTGAAAGGCAAACTTTTCGCAATGCTGGTAGTGGCGGTGCTTACTGGTATCGGGCTGGCTGTAATCGGCGTGCCTATGTGGCTGGTGCTGGCATTGATAGCGGGACTGCTCAACTTTATTCCTAACTTTGGCCCGCTGATAGCGATGGTGCCGGCGGTACTCATAGCGCTTATGCAAGGCCCGGCAACGGCGGGCATGGTAGCAGGGCTTTACATACTGGTGCAGGTACTGGAAAGCAATTTTATCACCCCGGTGGTGCAGAAAAAGCTGGTGCAGGTGCCGCCGGCGCTCATCATTATCGCACAGGTGCTAATAGCGCCCTTAACAGGTGTGTGGGGTATTATCCTGGCTACCCCCTTGCTTGTAATCGTTATGGTACTTGTAAAACAATTATATATTAACCGCAAATACGTTGGCTGA
- a CDS encoding protein-disulfide reductase DsbD family protein, translated as MKKFVLVLLLLACGGLSFAQIYDPVQWRITAEEITKEQASVTITAEIEPGWHLYSQFIPEGGPQATTFQFEKSPDYELAGTTAEKPDAVASYDPNFDMEISWHTVKVRFVQQVRLKKPEAMVKGTVEYMVCNDTACLPPEIVPFTLKIDASAPGGSASGSFERPGGTSGAAFNARTAEGGTAGALASAGTSGAAGPASPGPAPAAGKSFWGIFLAGLLGGFAAFLMPCIYPMIPLTASFFTRQSGSRSKGIRNALIYGLSIIVIYVGLGLAVTLIFGASALNAAASSAIFNLVFFGIILLFAISFLGGFEITLPSRFVNKVDARSHQRNLTGIFFMAFTLSLVSFSCTGPIIGLLLVEAVAKGSLMGPAAGMLGFSAALAIPFVLFAIFPAFLKELPKSGSWLNTVKVSLGFIELALAMKFLSNVDLAYHWGILDREVFLAIWIVIFGLLGLFLLGKLKLFSENPETLSLPRLLFAALALSFTIYMVPGMWGAPLKAISAWLPPQPTQDFDLHRTGPAAADDAQVSGKKYGGIFHAPHGLDAFYDYEEGLAHARKVNKPVLIDFTGWSCVNCRKMEASVWSDPAVLSRLKNDYVLVSLYVDDKTALAEGEQYTSSFSGKKITRIGQKWSDLQASTFGTNAQPHYVIADHEGAPLVPPRGFDLDISNYVDFLETGIEAFKR; from the coding sequence ATGAAGAAATTTGTTTTAGTTCTTTTGCTGCTTGCATGCGGCGGGCTGTCCTTTGCCCAGATCTATGATCCGGTTCAGTGGAGAATAACAGCAGAAGAGATCACTAAGGAGCAAGCCTCGGTAACGATCACTGCGGAAATTGAGCCGGGATGGCATTTGTACTCCCAGTTTATTCCCGAAGGCGGCCCGCAGGCAACCACGTTTCAATTTGAGAAAAGCCCGGATTACGAGCTGGCAGGAACAACTGCGGAAAAGCCTGATGCTGTTGCTTCCTACGATCCTAACTTCGATATGGAGATATCCTGGCATACGGTGAAGGTCCGGTTCGTGCAGCAGGTCCGGCTGAAAAAGCCGGAAGCGATGGTGAAGGGAACCGTTGAATATATGGTTTGCAACGATACCGCCTGCCTGCCGCCGGAAATAGTGCCTTTTACGCTGAAGATCGATGCTTCTGCTCCTGGAGGCTCGGCTTCAGGGAGCTTTGAAAGGCCGGGCGGGACATCCGGAGCCGCATTTAATGCGAGGACCGCGGAAGGCGGTACTGCCGGCGCCCTTGCCAGCGCAGGAACATCAGGCGCAGCCGGCCCTGCAAGCCCGGGTCCGGCACCAGCCGCCGGCAAAAGCTTTTGGGGTATCTTTCTTGCGGGTCTGCTTGGAGGCTTTGCAGCCTTCCTGATGCCTTGCATTTACCCGATGATCCCATTAACGGCCTCGTTTTTTACCAGGCAAAGCGGAAGCCGGTCGAAAGGGATCCGGAACGCACTTATCTACGGCCTTTCGATCATCGTCATTTATGTCGGGCTGGGACTTGCTGTGACGCTGATCTTCGGGGCGTCGGCTCTGAATGCGGCCGCCAGCAGCGCCATATTTAACCTGGTATTCTTTGGCATCATTCTCCTTTTTGCCATTTCCTTCCTGGGAGGGTTTGAGATAACATTGCCCTCCCGCTTTGTAAATAAGGTCGATGCCCGCTCGCATCAGCGAAACCTCACAGGTATCTTTTTCATGGCCTTTACCTTAAGCCTGGTTTCTTTTTCCTGCACAGGCCCCATTATTGGCCTGCTGCTGGTGGAAGCGGTCGCAAAAGGCAGCCTGATGGGGCCGGCTGCCGGCATGCTGGGGTTTTCGGCGGCCCTGGCTATTCCTTTCGTCTTGTTCGCCATTTTTCCGGCCTTTCTGAAAGAACTCCCCAAATCGGGCAGCTGGCTGAATACGGTAAAGGTATCGCTCGGGTTCATTGAGCTGGCGCTGGCTATGAAGTTTCTCTCCAACGTAGACCTGGCCTACCACTGGGGCATTCTCGACCGGGAGGTATTCCTCGCCATTTGGATCGTTATATTCGGGCTGCTAGGGCTGTTTCTCCTGGGAAAGCTGAAACTGTTTTCCGAAAACCCCGAAACGTTGTCGCTCCCGCGTTTACTTTTTGCCGCACTGGCGCTTTCATTTACTATTTACATGGTTCCCGGTATGTGGGGAGCCCCGCTAAAGGCGATCAGTGCATGGCTTCCGCCGCAGCCTACACAGGACTTCGACCTCCATCGCACCGGTCCGGCCGCGGCTGACGATGCGCAGGTAAGCGGGAAAAAATACGGCGGAATATTTCACGCTCCTCACGGCCTGGACGCCTTTTACGATTACGAGGAAGGATTAGCCCATGCCAGGAAGGTGAATAAACCGGTATTGATTGACTTTACCGGCTGGAGCTGTGTAAACTGCCGGAAAATGGAAGCCTCTGTCTGGTCGGATCCGGCGGTACTCAGCAGGCTGAAAAACGATTACGTACTGGTATCTCTTTACGTGGACGATAAGACCGCCCTGGCCGAGGGCGAACAATATACATCTTCTTTCAGCGGCAAAAAGATCACCCGCATCGGGCAAAAGTGGAGCGACCTGCAGGCTTCCACTTTCGGCACGAATGCGCAGCCGCATTACGTGATCGCGGATCATGAAGGAGCCCCGCTGGTGCCTCCCAGGGGATTCGACCTTGATATAAGTAATTACGTTGATTTTTTAGAAACCGGAATTGAGGCATTTAAAAGATGA
- a CDS encoding DsrE family protein, with the protein MKKIKFLAILYLAGLLLLPRLVLSQDVSAQGPAPFTGARATLGSYKALYVVNSSDDKRVKAALRNIRNALNDPRLKGKLEVELIVFGDGVEIYRNGSPYRTALEGLKEKGVILAQCENTLNERGIRKSELYPFISFVPSGNGEIIIRQHQGWAIVYP; encoded by the coding sequence ATGAAAAAAATAAAGTTTTTAGCAATTCTTTACCTGGCTGGCCTGCTGTTATTGCCCCGCCTGGTACTGTCCCAGGACGTTTCTGCACAGGGCCCGGCCCCCTTCACCGGGGCCCGGGCTACGCTCGGCAGTTATAAAGCGCTGTATGTGGTCAACTCATCGGATGATAAGCGGGTAAAAGCCGCTTTGCGAAATATCCGGAACGCATTGAATGACCCCCGTCTGAAAGGAAAATTGGAAGTCGAACTTATCGTCTTTGGCGACGGCGTGGAAATTTACCGGAACGGAAGCCCTTACAGAACCGCCCTGGAAGGCCTGAAAGAAAAAGGCGTCATCCTTGCTCAGTGTGAGAACACGCTAAACGAACGAGGCATCAGGAAATCGGAGCTTTATCCCTTCATTTCCTTTGTCCCCTCCGGAAACGGGGAGATCATCATTCGCCAGCACCAGGGTTGGGCAATAGTTTATCCCTGA
- a CDS encoding DedA family protein yields the protein MADWIINTIEAIGYLGIFLLMALENIFPPLPSEFIMPLAGYMATEKKFTLFGVILSGTLGSLAGNLPLYYLGSRLGKDRLKRFISKNGRWLALSPPDIDRANDWFSRQGHRAVMLCRLVPGIRSLISIPAGFNNMNLFRFLLFSFAGTVVWISFLACVGFFLGKNFSELDRYLDAILYVIIGLAIFLYLRRIILIERRR from the coding sequence TTGGCTGACTGGATCATAAACACCATTGAAGCAATAGGCTACCTGGGTATTTTTCTTTTAATGGCCCTTGAAAATATTTTTCCTCCCTTACCTTCGGAATTTATCATGCCGCTGGCCGGTTATATGGCAACCGAAAAGAAGTTCACGCTCTTCGGTGTGATCCTTAGCGGTACCCTGGGAAGCCTGGCCGGAAACCTGCCTCTTTATTACCTTGGAAGCCGGTTGGGGAAAGACAGATTGAAGCGGTTCATCAGCAAAAATGGCAGATGGCTCGCGCTCTCTCCTCCGGATATTGACAGGGCAAACGACTGGTTCTCCAGGCAAGGGCACAGGGCAGTTATGCTTTGCCGTCTCGTGCCGGGCATTCGTTCCCTGATCTCTATTCCCGCGGGTTTCAATAACATGAACCTTTTCCGGTTCCTTTTATTCAGTTTCGCAGGGACCGTTGTCTGGATCAGCTTCCTGGCTTGTGTTGGCTTTTTCCTCGGAAAGAATTTCAGCGAACTTGACCGTTACCTGGACGCGATCCTTTACGTGATTATCGGCCTGGCCATATTTCTGTACCTGCGCCGGATTATCCTTATTGAACGCCGGCGCTAA